A stretch of Lucilia cuprina isolate Lc7/37 unplaced genomic scaffold, ASM2204524v1 Scaffold_5069, whole genome shotgun sequence DNA encodes these proteins:
- the LOC124421193 gene encoding ras-like protein family member 10A, translating into NYSYFLFPFQELKDISTLVRKHWRCGYVECSAQYNYKIGDVFRELMGCTSSGGVIGTEFSQSNRNKGRCTIL; encoded by the exons aattattcatattttttatttccatttcagGAATTAAAAGATATTTCAACTTTAGTACGAAAACATTGGCGTTGCGGTTATGTGGAGTGTTCAGCACA ATACAATTATAAAATTGGTGATGTTTTTCGCGAATTAATGGGTTGTACCAGTAGTGGCGGTGTCATTGGCACTGAATTTTCACAATCAAATAGAAATAAAGGACGTTGTACAATACTTTAG